From one Lycium barbarum isolate Lr01 chromosome 6, ASM1917538v2, whole genome shotgun sequence genomic stretch:
- the LOC132600827 gene encoding LOW QUALITY PROTEIN: phototropin-1 (The sequence of the model RefSeq protein was modified relative to this genomic sequence to represent the inferred CDS: deleted 1 base in 1 codon) codes for MEQQNKQSPLIPPLPRDPRGSLEVFSPSTYTSRPTNAVFRSQPSWKNWATEQPITTSSSIPEESSEPIAIPESNNEKEEIITTSWMAIKDAITPMPTQLASPVSQKKAVDENGGAAQRAAEWGLVLKHDDETGKLQGVKVRTSGDDPNSKTETSRRNSGNSMRSSSEFSDDGAGKEGGIPRVSEDLRDALSTFQQTFVVSDATKPDYPILYASAGFFKMTGYTSKEVIGRNCRFMQGSDTDPEDVAKIREALQSGSTYCGRLLNYKKDGTPFWNLLTIAPIKDDAGKVLKFIGMQVEVSKHTEGAKDKMVRPNGLPESLIRYDARQKEMASNSVSELVEVMKKPSRARALSESTNNRPFMMRKSEGDGEQDIGIGTYKVNLVNKAPPRRHSHAGTRTAMQMEKINEVPEKKPKKSARLSFMGIKKKNRSSTTTADDDFEARMTMDNDDNNDDDDDESDNDGRPDSVDDKVRKKEMRKGIDLATTLERIEKNFVITDPRLPDNPIIFASDSFLELTEYSREEILGRNCRFLQGPETDPATVRKIRQAIDNQTDVTVQLINYTKTGKKFWNLFHLQPMRDQKGEVQYFIGVQLDGSQHVEPLYNSIPEEKATESAKLVKETAGNVDEAVRELPDANSKPEDLWRNHSKVVQPKPHRKDSAPWKAMQKILESGEPIGLKHFKPIKPLGSGDTGSVHLVELCGTGQNFAMKAMDKNIMLNRNKVHRACAEREILDMLDHPFLPALYASFQTKTHICLITDYYPGGELFMLLDRQPKKVLKEDAARFYVAEIVVALEYLHCQGIIYRDLKPENVLLQSNGHVSLTDFDLSCLTSCKPQLLLPEIKEKKKHHKGQQNPIFMAEPMRASNSFVGTEEYIAPEIITGAGHTSAVDWWALGILLYEMLYGYTPFRGKTRQKTFTNILHKDLKFRGSIQASLQAKQLIYRLLHRDPKNRLGAHEGANEIKQHPFFRGVNWALIRCMNPPKLDSAPLLGNEAKDINPEMEDLQTNVF; via the exons ATGGAGCAACAAAACAAGCAATCTCCTCTTATACCACCACTACCCAGAGATCCAAGAGGCTCATTAGAAGTATTCAGTCCTTCAACTTACACTTCCCGGCCAACAAATGCAGTTTTCCGATCACAGCCTTCATGGAAAAATTGGGCCACCGAACAGCCCATTACAACAAGCAGCAGCATCCCCGAGGAATCATCAGAACCAATTGCAATTCCCGAATCGAATAATGAAAAAGAGGAAATTATTACGACTTCATGGATGGCAATCAAAGATGCAATTACTCCGATGCCAACGCAATTGGCTTCTCCGGTTAGTCAGAAG AAGGCTGTGGATGAAAATGGTGGTGCTGCTCAGAGAGCGGCGGAGTGGGGCCTAGTGTTGAAACATGATGATGAGACTGGGAAATTACAGGGAGTTAAAGTTAGAACTTCTGGAGATGATCCTAATAGTAAAACAGAGACTTCCAGAAGGAATTCCGGTAATTCTATGAGGAGTTCCAGCGAGTTTTCTGATGATGGAGCTG GTAAAGAGGGGGGAATTCCAAGGGTATCAGAGGACTTGAGGGATGCCTTATCAACATTTCAACAAACATTTGTGGTGTCGGATGCAACAAAACCCGATTACCCAATTTTGTATGCAAGTGCTGGATTTTTCAAGATGACTGGTTATACATCAAAGGAGGTTATAGGCAGGAATTG TCGGTTCATGCAGGGTTCGGATACGGATCCTGAGGATGTGGCTAAGATCCGAGAAGCATTGCAATCGGGTTCAACTTATTGTGGAAGACTACTAAATTACAAGAAGGATGGGACCCCATTTTGGAATCTCCTCACCATTGCACCTATCAAAGATGATGCTGGCAAAGTTCTCAAATTCATTGG AATGCAAGTGGAGGTAAGCAAGCACACTGAAGGCGCCAAGGACAAGATGGTCCGACCCAATGGGCTTCCAGAATCATTGATACGCTATGATG CTCGTCAGAAGGAGATGGCTAGTAATTCAGTGAGTGAGCTAGTGGAAGTAATGAAAAAGCCAAGTAGAGCAAGAGCACTTAGTGAATCGACAAATAATCGACCTTTCATGATGAGAAAGTCAGAGGGAGATGGAGAACAGGATATTGGTATCGGTACTTATAAGGTAAATTTAGTTAACAAAGCTCCACCAAGACGACATTCCCATGCTGGTACAAGGACAGCCATGCAAATGGAGAAAATTAACGAAGTTCCCGAAAAGAAACCTAAAAAATCTGCTCGTCTATCTTTCATGGG GATTAAGAAGAAAAATCGTTCTAGTACTACCACTGCTGATGATGATTTTGAGGCAAGGATGACTATGGATAACGATGACAAcaacgacgatgatgatgatgagagcGACAATGATGGTCGCCCTGAT AGTGTTGATGATAAAGTGAGGAAGAAGGAAATGAGGAAAGGTATTGATTTAGCAACGACTCTCGAACGTATAGAGAAGAACTTTGTCATTACTGATCCAAGGCTGCCTGATAATCCCATT ATATTTGCATCGGATAGTTTCTTGGAGCTGACAGAGTACAGCCGTGAAGAGATCTTGGGAAGAAACTGCAG GTTTCTTCAAGGTCCAGAAACTGATCCAGCTACTGTAAGAAAAATCAGACAGGCAATTGATAATCAAACTGATGTTACTGTCCAGCTTATTAACTACACCAAGACTG GCAAAAAGTTCTGGAACTTGTTCCACCTGCAGCCTATGCGTGATCAGAAG GGAGAGGTACAGTACTTCATTGGAGTGCAACTAGATGGGAGTCAGCATGTAGAGCCACTTTACAACAGTATTCCCGAGGAAAAGGCAACAGAGAGTGCAAAACTG GTGAAAGAAACTGCTGGAAATGTCGATGAAGCAGTTCGAGAGCTTCCAGATGCCAATTCG AAACCCGAGGATTTATGGAGAAATCATTCAAAAGTTGTTCAGCCAAAGCCTCACAGGAAGGACAGTGCACCTTGGAAAGCAATGCAAAAG ATTCTGGAGAGTGGAGAACcgataggattaaagcattttaAGCCAATTAAACCACTGGGATCGGGTGATACTGGCAG TGTGCATTTAGTGGAGCTTTGCGGAACTGGCCAGAATTTTGCTATGAAGGCAATGGACAAGAATATAATGCTTAACCGAAACAAG GTGCATAGAGCTTGTGCAGAACGAGAAATCCTAGATATGTTGGACCACCCTTTTCTTCCGGCACTTTATGCATCTTTTCAG ACCAAAACCCATATCTGTCTAATAACTGATTACTACCCTGGAGGAGAGCTGTTCATGCTTCTAGACAGACAACCAAAGAAGGTGTTGAAGGAGGATGCTGCAAG GTTCTATGTTGCTGAAATAGTGGTGGCATTGGAGTACCTTCACTGTCAAG GTATAATTTATAGGGATCTGAAGCCTGAAAACGTCTTGCTACAGAGCAATGGGCATGTATCTTTGACAGATTTTGATCTTTCTTGCTTGACGTCTTGCAAGCCACAG CTTCTACTTCCAGaaatcaaagaaaagaaaaagcatCACAAAGGTCAACAGAATCCTATCTTCATGGCTGAACCTATGCGTGCATCAAATTCTTTTGTTGGAACTGAAGAATACATAGCTCCG GAAATCATAACTGGAGCAGGGCATACTAGTGCAGTGGATTGGTGGGCTCTTG GCATTCTTTTGTATGAAATGTTGTATGGTTATACACCATTCAGGGGGAAGACAAGGCAAAAGACTTTCACAAATATACTGCATAAAGATTTAAAATTCCGAGGAAGCATACAG GCTAGTCTCCAAGCAAAGCAGTTAATATATAGATTGTTGCATAGAGATCCCAAAAACAGGTTAGGAGCCCATGAAGGAGCTAACGAAATCAAGCAGCATCCATTCTTCCGGGGTGTGAATTGGGCGTTAATTCGTTGCATG